The following coding sequences are from one Melospiza melodia melodia isolate bMelMel2 chromosome 2, bMelMel2.pri, whole genome shotgun sequence window:
- the EIF2S3 gene encoding eukaryotic translation initiation factor 2 subunit 3, which yields MAGDEAGVTLGQPHLSRQDLGTLDVTKLTPLSPEVISRQATINIGTIGHVAHGKSTVVKAISGVHTVRFKNELERNITIKLGYANAKIYKLDDPSCSRPECYRSCGSSTPDEFPTDIPGTKGNFKLVRHVSFVDCPGHDILMATMLNGAAVMDAALLLIAGNESCPQPQTSEHLAAIEIMKLKHILILQNKIDLVKESQAKEQYEQILAFVQGTVAEGAPIIPISAQLKYNIEVVCEYIVKKIPVPLRDFTSEPRLIVIRSFDVNKPGCEVDDLKGGVAGGSILKGVLKVGQEIEVRPGIVSKDSEGKLMCKPIFSKIVSLFAEHNDLQYAAPGGLIGVGTKIDPTLCRADRMVGQVLGAVGALPEIFTELEISYFLLRRLLGVRTEGDKKAAKVQKLSKNEVLMVNIGSLSTGGRVSAVKADLGKIVLTNPVCTEVGEKIALSRRVEKHWRLIGWGQIRRGVTIKPTVDDD from the exons ATGGCGGGGGACGAGGCGGGAGTGACTCTGGGGCAGCCGCACCTCAGCCGGCAGGATCTCGGCACCTTG GATGTTACCAAGCTGACGCCTCTTTCACCAGAAGTCATCAGCAGACAAGCAACAATTAATATAG GCACAATTGGTCATGTAGCCCATGGAAAGTCAACAGTAGTCAAAGCTATATCTGGAGTTCACACTGTCAGATTTAAAAATGAACTGGAAAGAAATATCACAATCAAACTGGGTTATGCTAATGCAAAG ATTTACAAGCTGGATGACCCAAGCTGCTCTCGACCAGAGTGCTACCGGTCCTGTGGAAGTAGCACCCCAGATGAGTTCCCTACAGATATTCCTGGCACCAAAGGGAACTTTAAACTAGTCAG GCATGTCTCTTTTGTGGATTGCCCTGGCCACGATATTTTGATGGCTACCATGCTGAACGGTGCAGCAGTAATGGATGCAGCTTTGCTCTTGATAG CTGGTAATGAGTCATGCCCTCAACCTCAGACCTCAGAACATCTAGCTGCTATAGAAATCATGAAACTGAAGCACATTTTGATTCTACAGAATAAGATTGACTTGGTGAAAGAGAGCCAGGCTAAAGAACAGTATGAACAGATTCTTGCATTTGTACAAG GCACAGTTGCAGAAGGAGCTCCAATAATTCCAATCTCAGCACAGCTGAAGTACAACATAGAGGTGGTTTGTGAGTACATAGTGAAGAAAATCCCGGTCCCTTTGCGAGACTTCACATCTGAGCCGAGGCTCATTG TAATTAGATCTTTTGATGTCAACAAGCCTGGCTGTGAAGTTGATGACCTTAAGGGAGGTGTTGCTGGTGGCAGTATTCTAAAGGGTGTTTTAAAG GTGGGCCAGGAAATTGAGGTGAGGCCTGGTATTGTGTCCAAGGACAGTGAAGGCAAACTCATGTGCAAGCCAATCTTTTCCAAAATTGTGTCACTCTTTGCTGAACACAATGATCTACAATATGCTGCTCCAGGAGGCCTTATAG GTGTTGGCACAAAGATTGACCCCACGTTGTGCCGGGCTGACCGCATGGTGGGCCAGGTTCTTGGTGCAGTTGGGGCCCTGCCAGAAATATTTACAGAGCTGGAGATCTCCTACTTCCTGCTGAGGCGGCTCCTGGGCGTGCGCACCGAGGGAGACAAGAAAGCTGCCAAG GTGCAAAAATTATCGAAGAATGAAGTTCTAATGGTAAACATAGGATCCTTATCTACTGGAGGGAGAGTCAGTGCTGTAAAGGCTGATTTGGGGAAGATTGTGCTAACTAACCCTGTGTGCACAGAAGTGGGAGAAAAAATTGCTCTGAGTCGAAGAGTTGAGAAGCATTGGCG tttaattGGTTGGGGTCAGATCAGAAGAGGAGTGACAATCAAGCCAACTGTTGATGATGACTGA
- the KLHL15 gene encoding kelch-like protein 15 isoform X1: MAGDVEGFSSSIHDTSVSAGFRALYEEGLLLDVTLVIEDHQFQAHKALLATQSDYFRIMFTADMRERDQDKIHLKGLTATGFSHVLQFMYYGTIELSMNTVHEILQAAMYVQLIEVVKFCCSFLLAKICLENCAEIMRLLDDFGVNIEGVREKLDSFLLENFVPLMSRPDFLSYLSFEKLMSYLDNDHLSRFPEIELYEAVQAWLRHDRRRWRHTDTIIQNIRFCLMTPSSVFEKVKTSEFYRYSRQLRHEVDQAMNYFHSVHQQPLMEMKSNKIRSAKPQTAVFRGMIGHSMVNSKILLLHKPRVWWELEGPQVPLRPDCLAIVNNFVFLLGGEELGPDGEFHASSKVFRYDPRQNTWLRMADMSVPRSEFAVGVIGRYVYAVAGRTRDETFYSTERYDITEDKWEFVDPYPVNKYGHEGTVLGNKLYITGGITSSSTSKQVCVFDPSKEGTVEQRTRRTQVVTNCWENKCKMNYARCFHKMISYNGKLYVFGGVCVILRASFESQGCPSTEVYDPDTDQWTILASMPIGRSGHGVAVLDKQIMVLGGLCYNGHYSDSILTFDPEENKWKEDEYPRMPCKLDGLQVCSLHFPEYVLEHVRRCS, from the exons ATGGCAGGGGACGTGGAAGGGTTTAGCTCCTCCATCCATGACACCAGTGTCTCTGCAGGATTCAGAGCACTGTATGAGGAGGGATTGCTTCTTGATGTCACACTTGTCATTGAAGACCACCAATTTCAGGCCCATAAAGCACTGCTTGCCACCCAGAGTGATTACTTCAGGATTATGTTCACAGCAGACATGCGAGAACGAGATCAGGACAAAATCCATTTGAAAGGTCTGACAGCTACAGGCTTCAGTCATGTCCTCCAATTCATGTACTATGGAACTATTGAACTGAGTATGAACACTGTTCATGAAATCCTTCAGGCTGCCATGTATGTCCAGCTTATAGAGGTGGTAAAGTTTTGCTGCTCTTTTCTCTTAGCTAAAATCTGCTTAGAAAACTGTGCAGAAATTATGAGACTTCTGGATGATTTTGGTGTAAACATCGAAGGAGTCAGGGAAAAACTGGATTCCTTTCTGCTAGAGAATTTTGTGCCACTCATGTCCAGACCTGACTTTCTTTCATACCTGAGCTTTGAGAAGCTCATGTCTTACTTGGACAATGACCATCTGAGCAGGTTCCCAGAGATAGAGCTGTATGAAGCTGTGCAGGCCTGGCTGCGCCATGATAGAAGACGCTGGAGACATACGGACACCATCATTCAGAACATCAGGTTTTGTTTGATGACACCATCCAGTGTTTTTGAGAAG GTAAAAACATCAGAGTTTTACCGATACTCCCGGCAGCTGCGACATGAGGTTGACCAAGCCATGAATTACTTTCATAGCGTTCACCAGCAGCCTTTGATGGAAATGAAATCGAACAAAATTCGTTCTGCCAAACCCCAGACTGCAGTATTTAGAGGAATGATAGGACACAGTATGGTAAACAGTAAAATCCTTCTCTTGCACAAACCGAGGGTCTGGTGGGAACTAGAGGGTCCTCAAGTACCTTTGCGACCAGACTGCCTTGCCATTGTCAATAACTTCGTGTTCTTATTAGGTGGGGAAGAACTGGGGCCAGATGGCGAGTTCCATGCTTCATCCAAAGTGTTCAGGTACGACCCAAGGCAGAACACTTGGTTACGGATGGCAGACATGTCTGTGCCACGCTCCGAGTTCGCTGTCGGGGTCATTGGCAGGTACGTGTATGCAGTGGCTGGCAGAACCAGGGATGAAACCTTTTACTCCACTGAGCGCTATGACATCACCGAAGATAAATGGGAGTTTGTGGATCCCTACCCAGTCAATAAGTACGGACATGAAGGGACTGTGCTTGGTAACAAGTTGTATATCACTGGTGGAATTACATCCTCTTCAACTTCTAAGCAAGTGTGTGTGTTTGATCCCAGTAAAGAAGGGACGGTAGAGCAGCGAACGCGGAGAACTCAAGTGGTCACTAACTGTTgggaaaacaaatgcaaaatgaATTATGCCAGATGCTTTCACAAAATGATTTCTTATAATGGTAAGCTCTATGTCTTTGGTGGTGTTTGTGTGATCCTGAGAGCTTCCTTTGAATCTCAGGGATGTCCATCTACAGAGGTTTATGACCCCGATACCGATCAGTGGACTATACTGGCTTCTATGCCAATAGGCAGGAGTGGTCACGGTGTGGCTGTTCTGGACAAGCAGATAATGGTTCTTGGAGGCCTTTGTTACAATGGTCATTACAGTGATTCAATTCTCACTTTTGATCCAGAGGAAAACAAGTGGAAAGAAGATGAATATCCAAGGATGCCGTGCAAGCTGGATGGCTTACAGGTCTGCAGCCTGCACTTCCCTGAGTATGTTTTGGAGCATGTCAGACGTTGCAGCTAA
- the KLHL15 gene encoding kelch-like protein 15 isoform X2, which produces MNYFHSVHQQPLMEMKSNKIRSAKPQTAVFRGMIGHSMVNSKILLLHKPRVWWELEGPQVPLRPDCLAIVNNFVFLLGGEELGPDGEFHASSKVFRYDPRQNTWLRMADMSVPRSEFAVGVIGRYVYAVAGRTRDETFYSTERYDITEDKWEFVDPYPVNKYGHEGTVLGNKLYITGGITSSSTSKQVCVFDPSKEGTVEQRTRRTQVVTNCWENKCKMNYARCFHKMISYNGKLYVFGGVCVILRASFESQGCPSTEVYDPDTDQWTILASMPIGRSGHGVAVLDKQIMVLGGLCYNGHYSDSILTFDPEENKWKEDEYPRMPCKLDGLQVCSLHFPEYVLEHVRRCS; this is translated from the coding sequence ATGAATTACTTTCATAGCGTTCACCAGCAGCCTTTGATGGAAATGAAATCGAACAAAATTCGTTCTGCCAAACCCCAGACTGCAGTATTTAGAGGAATGATAGGACACAGTATGGTAAACAGTAAAATCCTTCTCTTGCACAAACCGAGGGTCTGGTGGGAACTAGAGGGTCCTCAAGTACCTTTGCGACCAGACTGCCTTGCCATTGTCAATAACTTCGTGTTCTTATTAGGTGGGGAAGAACTGGGGCCAGATGGCGAGTTCCATGCTTCATCCAAAGTGTTCAGGTACGACCCAAGGCAGAACACTTGGTTACGGATGGCAGACATGTCTGTGCCACGCTCCGAGTTCGCTGTCGGGGTCATTGGCAGGTACGTGTATGCAGTGGCTGGCAGAACCAGGGATGAAACCTTTTACTCCACTGAGCGCTATGACATCACCGAAGATAAATGGGAGTTTGTGGATCCCTACCCAGTCAATAAGTACGGACATGAAGGGACTGTGCTTGGTAACAAGTTGTATATCACTGGTGGAATTACATCCTCTTCAACTTCTAAGCAAGTGTGTGTGTTTGATCCCAGTAAAGAAGGGACGGTAGAGCAGCGAACGCGGAGAACTCAAGTGGTCACTAACTGTTgggaaaacaaatgcaaaatgaATTATGCCAGATGCTTTCACAAAATGATTTCTTATAATGGTAAGCTCTATGTCTTTGGTGGTGTTTGTGTGATCCTGAGAGCTTCCTTTGAATCTCAGGGATGTCCATCTACAGAGGTTTATGACCCCGATACCGATCAGTGGACTATACTGGCTTCTATGCCAATAGGCAGGAGTGGTCACGGTGTGGCTGTTCTGGACAAGCAGATAATGGTTCTTGGAGGCCTTTGTTACAATGGTCATTACAGTGATTCAATTCTCACTTTTGATCCAGAGGAAAACAAGTGGAAAGAAGATGAATATCCAAGGATGCCGTGCAAGCTGGATGGCTTACAGGTCTGCAGCCTGCACTTCCCTGAGTATGTTTTGGAGCATGTCAGACGTTGCAGCTAA